Proteins from one Niallia circulans genomic window:
- a CDS encoding phage portal protein, which translates to MNFLDKTISFFSPKAGLNRMHAKKKIEIINSGYDNHGASAKKKALQGWLTSTGSVIEDIEYNIDTLRERSRDLYMGAPIATGALKTMRTNVVGAGLRLNAQIDADYLNMTVEDADAWETKVEREFALWADSINCDAQRMNNFYELQQLAFLSWLMSGDCVALLPMMPRTGMPYDLRIKLIEADRVCTPYDAIAKDDKIINGVEINGMGEVVAYHIADKHPYSSTAAINKWNRIPKFGAASGRINVIHLMESERPEQRRGVPVLAPVIESLKQLARYSEAELMAAVINGMYSVFVTTETGKGDNTFSPLDSEDMIDEEDNSTIELGNGSVHFLGENEKIQESNPGRPNPNYDGFVTSICRQIGAALEIPYELLLKNFTSSYSASRGALLEAWKMFKMRRDWLANGFCQPTYEEFLAEGIAKGRIYAPGFFTDPMARKAYCGAEWNGPSQGQLDPLKEVNAAEKRVANGFSTRSQETVAMGNGNFFKNNQLRSLEEKARKEAGLIQEEESEPTKKTEDEKEVEE; encoded by the coding sequence ATGAATTTTTTAGATAAAACAATATCCTTTTTTAGCCCAAAAGCCGGACTAAATCGAATGCATGCCAAAAAGAAAATAGAAATCATCAATAGTGGATATGACAACCATGGTGCCAGTGCAAAAAAGAAAGCTTTGCAAGGATGGTTGACAAGCACTGGTTCGGTAATAGAGGACATTGAGTACAACATTGATACTTTAAGAGAACGTTCCAGAGATTTATATATGGGTGCTCCAATTGCAACAGGCGCTTTAAAAACAATGCGTACAAACGTTGTTGGAGCAGGATTAAGGCTAAACGCACAAATAGATGCTGATTACTTAAATATGACAGTTGAAGATGCAGATGCGTGGGAAACCAAAGTGGAAAGAGAGTTCGCTTTATGGGCAGACTCCATTAATTGTGATGCTCAAAGAATGAATAACTTTTATGAATTACAACAACTTGCCTTTCTTTCTTGGTTAATGAGTGGGGATTGCGTGGCGCTCCTTCCTATGATGCCAAGAACCGGAATGCCCTATGACTTGCGAATAAAACTTATAGAAGCAGATAGAGTTTGTACTCCATATGATGCCATTGCTAAGGACGATAAGATTATTAATGGCGTAGAAATAAACGGCATGGGAGAAGTAGTTGCTTATCATATAGCGGATAAGCATCCTTATTCATCCACTGCGGCAATCAATAAATGGAACAGAATACCGAAATTTGGTGCTGCTTCTGGAAGAATAAATGTTATTCATTTGATGGAAAGTGAAAGACCAGAGCAGAGACGAGGCGTTCCAGTGCTTGCTCCTGTCATTGAAAGTTTAAAGCAATTAGCCAGATATTCCGAAGCTGAATTAATGGCTGCTGTTATTAACGGTATGTATTCGGTATTTGTTACAACGGAAACCGGAAAAGGTGATAACACCTTTAGCCCTTTAGATTCAGAGGATATGATTGACGAAGAGGACAATTCCACTATCGAACTAGGTAATGGGAGTGTCCATTTTTTAGGTGAAAATGAAAAGATTCAAGAGTCTAATCCAGGCAGACCAAACCCAAATTATGATGGGTTTGTCACTTCTATATGCAGACAGATAGGAGCAGCATTAGAAATTCCTTATGAATTGCTTCTAAAGAACTTTACATCTTCTTATTCAGCATCAAGAGGGGCGCTGTTAGAAGCATGGAAGATGTTTAAAATGCGACGAGATTGGCTTGCAAATGGATTTTGCCAGCCTACTTATGAGGAGTTTCTGGCAGAAGGAATAGCAAAAGGAAGAATATATGCACCTGGCTTCTTTACTGATCCGATGGCAAGAAAGGCATATTGCGGAGCGGAATGGAATGGACCATCTCAAGGGCAATTAGATCCTTTGAAGGAGGTGAACGCAGCAGAGAAGCGGGTGGCAAATGGATTCTCTACACGTTCTCAGGAAACCGTTGCTATGGGTAATGGAAACTTCTTCAAGAATAATCAGTTAAGATCGTTGGAAGAGAAAGCAAGAAAAGAAGCTGGCTTAATTCAAGAGGAAGAATCAGAACCAACCAAAAAAACTGAGGACGAGAAGGAGGTGGAAGAGTGA
- a CDS encoding DUF6148 family protein, with protein MEGMTDLEIARKMYYDWLSAESAVTTGQSYSIGTRSLTRANLTEIRKSVIYWKNEIVKLEASSKGKGRRAMRFMPRDL; from the coding sequence ATGGAAGGAATGACCGATTTAGAAATTGCCAGAAAGATGTATTACGATTGGCTTTCTGCGGAATCAGCAGTAACTACAGGTCAAAGTTATAGTATCGGTACAAGGTCATTAACAAGAGCTAATTTAACGGAAATAAGAAAATCGGTTATTTATTGGAAAAATGAAATTGTGAAATTAGAAGCAAGTTCAAAAGGAAAAGGCAGAAGGGCCATGAGGTTTATGCCAAGAGATTTATAA
- a CDS encoding phage terminase large subunit family protein has product MSTSSDYKKTLALFQQLASDILEPPPELTVSQWADAYRKLSSEGSAEPGQWRTDRAPYQRGIMDSISDPDCEKVVIMSSAQVGKTEFLLNMTGYHIDQDPSPILIMQPTEKLAKSFSKQRLAPMIRDTPAIRGKVADVKTRNGGNTTLEKSFPGGYIALVGANAPGDLAGRSIRIFLADEVDRFPVSAGAEGDPLSLAEKRTNNFLNRKKVFVSTPTNKGSSRIEAEFEFSTKEYYHLPCPSCEGLQPLSWAQIVFDKNDLSSPITHACKECGAMHSEYEWKRQIGFWIANEPEANYRGFHLNELLSPWRKWKEIVDDFLKAKEKGPEAMKVWVNTSLGETWEEEGQQLEDDDLMKRAEDYGEDVEVPDDVKILTASVDTQDDRFEIEVVGWGKGKESWGIQYQVIYGDLKQQDIWNELDTFLSRTWSKANGKQFAIMCTCMDSGGHYTQEVYKFTKQREARRVYAIKGKSTGKGEYDPLVAGTSRQKPSKTLLVHLGVNEGKSRVMSSLQMEDFGPNYCHFPKGRGYNADYFKGLTAEKLVTRYEQGVPYQVWKKVRARNEPLDLRVYNTAALEIINPDLEKEYAAGNTGTSKKRKRRTVSKGVQ; this is encoded by the coding sequence GTGTCAACCAGCTCAGATTATAAAAAGACACTAGCGCTCTTTCAACAATTGGCTTCAGACATATTAGAACCTCCTCCAGAATTAACAGTTAGCCAATGGGCGGATGCATACAGAAAATTATCAAGTGAAGGATCTGCAGAACCAGGACAATGGAGAACAGACAGAGCACCTTATCAAAGAGGGATTATGGACTCCATTAGTGATCCTGATTGTGAAAAAGTTGTGATAATGTCATCAGCACAGGTAGGGAAAACAGAATTCCTTCTGAATATGACGGGTTATCATATAGATCAAGATCCATCCCCAATCTTAATTATGCAACCTACAGAAAAATTGGCAAAAAGCTTTTCTAAGCAACGGTTAGCTCCAATGATTAGAGACACTCCGGCTATAAGGGGAAAAGTTGCAGACGTAAAAACAAGGAATGGTGGAAACACAACGTTAGAAAAGTCTTTTCCTGGCGGTTATATAGCTTTGGTTGGTGCAAATGCTCCTGGTGATTTGGCTGGTCGTTCTATTCGAATATTCTTAGCGGACGAAGTGGACCGTTTTCCTGTTTCTGCTGGTGCAGAGGGAGATCCACTATCTCTTGCTGAAAAGCGAACGAATAACTTTCTTAACCGAAAAAAGGTCTTTGTTTCTACTCCAACAAATAAAGGCAGTTCCCGAATTGAGGCTGAATTTGAATTTAGCACGAAAGAATATTATCACTTACCTTGTCCATCATGTGAAGGACTGCAGCCGTTAAGTTGGGCACAAATTGTGTTTGATAAGAATGATTTAAGCAGCCCTATAACACACGCTTGTAAAGAATGTGGAGCGATGCATTCAGAATATGAATGGAAAAGGCAAATCGGTTTTTGGATTGCGAATGAACCAGAGGCTAATTACAGAGGTTTTCACTTAAACGAATTATTAAGCCCGTGGAGGAAATGGAAAGAAATTGTGGATGACTTTCTTAAAGCGAAGGAGAAAGGTCCAGAAGCAATGAAAGTTTGGGTGAATACGAGTTTAGGTGAAACATGGGAGGAAGAAGGGCAGCAGCTCGAAGACGACGATTTAATGAAACGTGCTGAAGATTATGGGGAAGATGTAGAAGTTCCAGACGATGTGAAAATTCTAACTGCTTCAGTTGACACGCAAGACGATCGTTTTGAAATTGAAGTGGTTGGATGGGGAAAAGGGAAGGAATCCTGGGGAATCCAGTATCAAGTAATTTATGGTGATTTGAAACAACAGGATATATGGAACGAGCTAGATACTTTTTTATCAAGAACTTGGAGCAAGGCAAACGGAAAACAGTTTGCAATTATGTGTACCTGTATGGATAGTGGTGGACACTACACTCAAGAAGTTTACAAGTTTACCAAGCAAAGAGAAGCCAGAAGGGTTTATGCCATTAAAGGGAAATCGACAGGAAAAGGCGAGTATGATCCTTTAGTTGCTGGTACAAGTAGACAGAAACCTTCCAAAACTTTGCTAGTACATTTAGGAGTTAATGAAGGTAAATCAAGAGTGATGTCCAGTCTTCAGATGGAAGACTTCGGTCCTAACTATTGTCATTTTCCAAAAGGAAGAGGATATAACGCAGACTACTTTAAAGGACTAACAGCTGAAAAACTGGTAACAAGGTATGAGCAAGGAGTTCCGTATCAAGTTTGGAAGAAAGTTAGAGCACGAAATGAGCCATTGGATTTAAGAGTTTATAATACAGCTGCTTTAGAAATCATTAATCCTGACTTGGAAAAAGAATATGCTGCCGGAAATACAGGCACGAGTAAGAAACGAAAACGGAGAACAGTGTCTAAAGGGGTGCAATAA
- a CDS encoding type IV toxin-antitoxin system AbiEi family antitoxin domain-containing protein encodes MPRKESGEIAKVVTTAEISEILGVSKRRIQQFADDGALVRLSRGYYDLPQSINKFIEYQISKALPSDSKIDKEEEMALWTRAKKEKTQLEVQIIKGELHRSEDVKRIMNDMLIAFRQKTLSLPSKMAPQLIMVEDLQVIKDLLKNSVIELLTELKDYDPSVFYEISKDKMFLNGEDEDEDDEMSDHRVNQLRL; translated from the coding sequence TTGCCACGTAAGGAATCAGGTGAAATTGCAAAAGTAGTAACAACAGCAGAAATTAGCGAAATACTAGGTGTATCTAAGCGAAGAATTCAACAATTTGCGGACGATGGAGCCTTGGTTCGTCTTAGCAGAGGTTATTATGATTTGCCACAATCCATTAATAAATTTATTGAATATCAAATTTCCAAAGCTTTACCAAGTGATTCTAAAATAGATAAAGAAGAAGAAATGGCACTGTGGACAAGAGCAAAAAAAGAAAAGACACAATTAGAAGTCCAAATTATAAAAGGAGAGCTACATCGTTCAGAAGATGTGAAAAGAATTATGAACGATATGCTTATAGCTTTTAGGCAAAAGACACTTTCTCTTCCATCCAAAATGGCTCCTCAATTAATTATGGTCGAAGATCTTCAAGTGATTAAAGATCTACTGAAGAATTCTGTTATTGAATTACTAACGGAATTAAAAGATTATGATCCGAGCGTATTTTATGAAATTAGTAAAGATAAGATGTTCTTGAATGGAGAGGACGAGGACGAAGATGACGAAATGAGTGATCACCGTGTCAACCAGCTCAGATTATAA
- a CDS encoding DUF1796 family putative cysteine peptidase yields the protein MKLDEIKGPYNAIFSLGENCIPALKLRKYNLRLIAGPFDWVGTPKLKNVNALINTNFANFLNLSNLVIPQYASTEDVLVVDSVNYVSFNHDFKTDVNTLTDLPSLPQVQEKYFNRINRFMTMLTTSQRLLFIRTNATTTDIMELENILSRMVKNEFSILVVNHTHVKELLEVDWNINNVCTIELPNEEIWEGNNSWWEFVFQGITLA from the coding sequence ATGAAATTAGATGAAATTAAAGGTCCATATAATGCTATATTTAGCCTAGGGGAGAATTGTATTCCTGCTTTAAAATTAAGAAAATATAACTTAAGACTAATTGCAGGTCCTTTTGATTGGGTAGGAACGCCAAAATTAAAAAATGTAAACGCATTAATAAATACTAACTTTGCTAATTTTTTAAACCTGAGTAATTTAGTCATTCCACAGTACGCATCTACCGAGGATGTCCTGGTTGTGGATTCCGTAAATTACGTATCCTTTAATCACGATTTTAAAACAGATGTTAATACATTAACAGATCTTCCAAGCCTACCACAGGTTCAAGAAAAGTATTTCAATCGTATCAATCGGTTTATGACTATGCTTACTACCTCACAACGTTTATTATTTATTAGAACGAACGCTACCACAACAGATATAATGGAGTTAGAAAATATACTTTCTCGAATGGTAAAAAATGAATTCTCTATCCTGGTTGTCAACCATACCCATGTTAAGGAATTACTAGAAGTAGACTGGAATATCAATAATGTATGTACTATTGAGCTGCCTAATGAGGAAATTTGGGAAGGAAATAATAGTTGGTGGGAGTTTGTTTTCCAAGGAATAACCCTAGCTTAA
- a CDS encoding sensor domain-containing diguanylate cyclase, which translates to MRKGLNDYQLYENFNELAADILALAKNIIPGGYFFLSAFTDKEQHILKVAKNKENIQINEGSRIPLQSAVCTRINFSKGSPLVYTDIGKENSLGGLKKTYQATNVNAYLGVPVILRNGEVFGTLCAVQERATTFNGDSIKLIEKLAKMFSYYLELESMAYRDHLTGCYNRYSLEKFFQLHTREEGVVLFLDLDGFKNINDKLGHETGDFVLKEVSLRIEEAIRNSTLRGAVFRLGGDEFVINLIGPISKERIDDIATNLIRSLSSWDFHTNDFYLSTSIGIAPYIKEDHSLTELLKKADNALYRAKSSGKNTYQYF; encoded by the coding sequence ATGAGAAAAGGTTTAAATGATTATCAATTATACGAAAATTTCAATGAACTTGCTGCAGACATTCTTGCCTTAGCAAAAAATATAATCCCGGGGGGATATTTCTTTCTAAGTGCTTTTACGGATAAAGAGCAGCACATTCTAAAAGTTGCTAAAAATAAGGAAAACATCCAAATTAATGAAGGATCACGAATTCCACTACAATCCGCAGTTTGTACTAGGATTAATTTTTCTAAAGGAAGTCCTTTGGTTTATACAGATATTGGTAAAGAAAATAGCTTAGGGGGATTAAAAAAAACTTATCAAGCAACCAATGTAAATGCTTATTTAGGAGTGCCTGTAATTCTAAGAAATGGAGAAGTTTTTGGGACGCTATGTGCAGTTCAAGAGAGAGCTACTACTTTTAATGGAGATAGCATCAAGTTAATTGAAAAATTAGCGAAAATGTTTTCGTACTATTTAGAGTTAGAAAGTATGGCTTATAGAGATCATTTAACTGGTTGTTATAACAGATACTCTTTAGAAAAGTTTTTTCAACTACACACAAGAGAGGAAGGGGTAGTTCTTTTTTTAGACTTAGATGGTTTTAAGAACATTAACGATAAGTTAGGACACGAAACAGGTGATTTTGTCTTAAAGGAAGTTTCACTAAGGATAGAAGAAGCAATTCGGAACAGCACATTAAGAGGAGCTGTATTTCGTTTAGGTGGAGATGAATTTGTAATTAATCTCATTGGTCCTATTAGTAAAGAAAGGATAGATGATATAGCCACTAATCTTATCCGTAGTTTATCATCTTGGGATTTCCATACGAATGATTTTTACTTATCAACAAGTATTGGTATAGCTCCTTATATAAAAGAGGACCATTCACTGACAGAGTTACTAAAAAAAGCAGATAATGCTTTGTATAGAGCAAAATCAAGTGGGAAAAATACATATCAATATTTTTGA
- a CDS encoding tyrosine-type recombinase/integrase, translating to MKKVHPIRDKQIIEDMKGFLKERNERDYVLFVLGINTGMRIGDILKLKVGDVRGEEISIVEMKTEKIKEVPINRSLRSALKAYIKGKPDDEYLFLSRKKDKKKKGRAIDRSTAYKIIKEAAVSCGFKKNCGTHTMRKTFGYMHYKRNGNIAALQKIFNHDKEITTYIYIGLEKDYLDKTMMDLNL from the coding sequence ATGAAGAAGGTTCATCCAATTAGAGACAAGCAAATCATTGAGGATATGAAGGGATTTCTAAAAGAAAGAAACGAAAGGGATTATGTCCTATTCGTGTTAGGGATTAACACTGGCATGCGTATAGGTGACATCTTAAAGCTAAAGGTTGGAGACGTAAGAGGAGAAGAAATAAGTATTGTGGAAATGAAGACAGAGAAAATAAAAGAAGTACCAATCAATAGATCACTGAGGTCAGCATTAAAAGCTTACATAAAGGGGAAACCCGATGATGAGTATTTGTTCTTGAGTAGGAAGAAAGATAAAAAGAAAAAGGGACGAGCAATAGATAGGAGTACAGCTTATAAGATTATTAAAGAAGCGGCTGTCTCATGTGGATTTAAAAAGAATTGTGGAACACATACCATGAGAAAAACCTTCGGTTATATGCATTATAAAAGAAATGGAAATATAGCTGCACTTCAAAAGATATTTAATCATGATAAGGAAATAACTACTTACATTTACATCGGATTAGAGAAAGATTACTTGGACAAAACGATGATGGATTTAAATTTATAG
- a CDS encoding sigma factor-like helix-turn-helix DNA-binding protein: MELSLVENWEYRELSNEELIKQYQETLSLVKEQRKEFKDEKKQLKEIIKESKLPGKSFRLSKKRKAEIKERWQQLEGEDAPYSLIQGNLEYALSWLKNGHAPGSNRGIERRSVYQNTKPVDPLRMQRYFRSKQPEFTWETEPKENVITPSERIILDKATASLSKRELEVLLLKSKGHSQYEIAKFLNISRSSVQSLISRANKKVAKILNEEKGEETA; this comes from the coding sequence GTGGAATTGTCCTTAGTAGAGAATTGGGAATACAGAGAATTGTCCAATGAAGAATTAATTAAACAATATCAAGAAACGCTTTCTTTAGTGAAAGAGCAAAGAAAGGAATTCAAAGATGAAAAAAAACAACTAAAAGAAATAATCAAAGAGAGTAAATTGCCAGGAAAGTCTTTTCGACTATCAAAGAAAAGAAAAGCAGAAATTAAGGAGCGATGGCAGCAGCTGGAAGGAGAAGATGCTCCCTATTCATTAATTCAAGGAAATTTGGAGTATGCTCTTTCTTGGTTAAAAAACGGACATGCTCCAGGATCGAACAGAGGAATTGAAAGAAGATCTGTTTATCAAAATACAAAGCCTGTAGATCCATTACGTATGCAAAGATATTTCCGAAGTAAACAACCTGAATTCACATGGGAAACAGAACCAAAGGAAAATGTGATTACTCCTTCTGAAAGAATTATTTTAGATAAGGCTACAGCTTCATTAAGCAAGAGAGAATTAGAAGTCTTGCTTTTAAAGAGTAAAGGACATTCTCAATATGAAATAGCCAAGTTTTTAAATATATCCAGAAGCAGTGTGCAATCTCTAATATCAAGAGCAAATAAGAAAGTGGCCAAAATACTTAATGAAGAAAAGGGTGAGGAAACAGCATGA
- a CDS encoding XtrA/YqaO family protein — MKRTKEIIINPDMSIQEIIEPGKVKVLVLDGNKGTASYCEAVRHGETIIETVDGKSRRIHFRESELI, encoded by the coding sequence GTGAAAAGAACTAAAGAAATTATTATTAATCCAGATATGTCCATTCAAGAAATTATAGAACCTGGGAAAGTTAAAGTTCTTGTATTGGACGGTAACAAGGGTACAGCTTCCTACTGTGAAGCTGTACGTCATGGAGAAACGATTATAGAAACGGTTGATGGGAAAAGCCGTCGGATTCACTTCAGGGAAAGTGAACTAATATAA
- the fbpA gene encoding Fur-regulated basic protein FbpA produces the protein MESQLIKEERKEFVISELLYFEVTKLGDGRQLYEGSLAELELLHIREKIKQARKVTVEQII, from the coding sequence TTGGAAAGTCAATTGATTAAAGAAGAAAGAAAAGAGTTTGTTATTAGTGAGTTGTTATATTTTGAAGTTACTAAATTAGGAGATGGTAGACAACTATACGAAGGATCACTTGCAGAATTGGAACTATTGCATATTAGGGAAAAGATTAAACAGGCTAGAAAAGTGACGGTGGAACAGATTATATGA
- a CDS encoding DnaD domain-containing protein — protein MSSKTKKVIIKEELVELTGDFKLAIVLNQMIYWSERKEDAEVFIKEEMARLQKYSDDVKNIEELSVNILESSGWIYKKAEDLSVETMINVKPKAMREYLKVLVANGWLDERRNPKLKMDRTLQYRVNILKIQLDLYNLGYSLEGYPLPVVFSEKENTYFLKDNTISEKENSKGVKENRKVEKESGKGEKERAIPEITSETTTEITSDNFEEEKESQPEDNPFNFYEQNGFGTIGSHISQKIMHWCGDLNTELVLKAMEIAVERGAKSFAYVESILRNWADKNIYSVQQADAFIQKYKEQQTKQRTSGNNRKHVRTEKIPEWFGNTQNIEAAMSIEEEKVLLLDLQEEIKNLRS, from the coding sequence GTGTCTAGCAAAACAAAAAAGGTAATTATAAAGGAAGAACTAGTTGAGCTTACAGGAGATTTTAAGCTTGCTATTGTTCTAAATCAAATGATTTATTGGTCTGAACGAAAAGAAGATGCAGAGGTATTTATCAAAGAAGAAATGGCCAGATTACAAAAGTATTCTGATGATGTTAAGAATATAGAAGAATTATCAGTCAATATATTAGAAAGTTCTGGTTGGATTTATAAGAAAGCAGAAGATTTGTCTGTTGAGACGATGATAAATGTTAAGCCAAAAGCCATGAGAGAATATTTAAAAGTACTTGTTGCTAATGGCTGGCTAGATGAAAGACGAAATCCAAAATTAAAAATGGATCGTACACTACAATACCGTGTTAATATCCTTAAAATACAATTGGATTTATATAATTTAGGATACAGCTTAGAAGGTTATCCATTACCAGTAGTATTTAGCGAAAAGGAAAATACGTATTTTCTTAAAGATAATACGATAAGTGAAAAAGAAAATTCAAAGGGTGTAAAAGAAAATAGAAAGGTCGAAAAGGAATCTGGAAAGGGCGAAAAAGAAAGAGCAATACCAGAGATTACTTCAGAGACTACTACAGAAATTACTTCAGATAATTTTGAAGAAGAAAAAGAAAGCCAGCCTGAAGATAACCCATTTAATTTTTATGAGCAAAATGGATTTGGAACAATTGGCAGTCATATATCACAAAAGATTATGCATTGGTGTGGTGATCTAAATACTGAATTGGTACTAAAAGCAATGGAGATTGCAGTTGAACGTGGTGCTAAGTCATTTGCTTACGTAGAAAGTATCCTGCGTAACTGGGCAGATAAAAATATTTATTCGGTACAACAAGCTGATGCTTTTATTCAAAAGTACAAGGAGCAGCAAACTAAGCAAAGAACAAGTGGTAACAATCGAAAGCATGTTAGGACTGAAAAAATCCCTGAATGGTTTGGTAACACGCAAAATATAGAAGCTGCTATGTCTATAGAAGAGGAAAAAGTATTGTTGTTGGATTTGCAAGAAGAGATTAAAAATCTAAGAAGCTAG
- a CDS encoding group-specific protein, with the protein MLSIQIDQNEVKQMYMEKLKEKISEVDAELVYWDANELKRRTCMCWNTIQKEFFFDPRFPKYKVGNKWYFPADNAKQFLLQWITER; encoded by the coding sequence ATGCTAAGTATTCAAATTGATCAAAATGAAGTTAAACAAATGTATATGGAGAAATTAAAAGAGAAAATATCAGAGGTTGATGCTGAACTAGTTTATTGGGATGCCAATGAATTAAAAAGAAGAACTTGCATGTGTTGGAATACTATTCAAAAAGAATTTTTCTTTGATCCAAGATTCCCTAAATATAAAGTCGGAAACAAGTGGTATTTTCCTGCAGATAATGCTAAGCAGTTTTTATTGCAATGGATTACAGAACGTTAA
- a CDS encoding helix-turn-helix domain-containing protein: MAIGDLLSKARKRQGMTQEDLAADVNYSREAIAKYETGARKLPKELYPEVTLSVDDPQFYFETWEAASGVVSIPYLDGDYIDRHPASMHYLVRKETTEALEQLNSVCWVKPASVRTDDEREEMKKVLMEVLDAAASMINLVACVCKEYRFSMKDIFRAWNVTMKIRKFNK, translated from the coding sequence ATGGCAATTGGCGACTTATTATCGAAAGCAAGAAAACGCCAAGGCATGACGCAGGAAGATTTAGCAGCCGATGTAAATTACAGCCGAGAAGCGATTGCCAAATATGAAACAGGCGCCAGAAAATTACCTAAAGAACTTTATCCGGAAGTAACACTATCTGTAGATGATCCACAGTTTTATTTTGAAACTTGGGAAGCAGCTAGTGGTGTAGTTAGTATTCCATACCTTGACGGTGATTACATAGATCGGCATCCTGCTAGTATGCATTACTTAGTTAGAAAAGAAACAACTGAGGCATTGGAACAGCTTAATAGTGTGTGCTGGGTAAAACCAGCGAGTGTTCGAACAGATGATGAAAGAGAAGAAATGAAAAAAGTACTTATGGAAGTTTTAGATGCTGCAGCAAGCATGATTAATTTAGTTGCTTGTGTTTGTAAAGAGTACCGATTTTCTATGAAAGATATTTTTCGTGCTTGGAATGTAACAATGAAGATTAGAAAATTTAATAAGTAG
- a CDS encoding helix-turn-helix transcriptional regulator: MNKKRNILINLRKEKDLVQKEVVFLLEKMHGIKITESYYGMIEQGVRTPSLNIALAISELFKKDANEIFFD; the protein is encoded by the coding sequence ATGAATAAGAAAAGAAATATATTAATAAATCTTCGTAAAGAAAAAGACTTAGTTCAAAAAGAAGTTGTATTCTTACTAGAGAAGATGCATGGAATTAAAATAACAGAGAGTTACTACGGAATGATAGAACAGGGAGTAAGGACACCCAGTTTAAATATTGCACTCGCTATTTCAGAACTATTTAAGAAAGATGCTAATGAAATTTTTTTTGATTAA
- a CDS encoding helix-turn-helix domain-containing protein, giving the protein MASLKERLKELRKIHKLTQSNVAEFLGISESAYGYYEQGRNEPSLASLKILADKYNVNTSYLLGETDFPSKDIAKVILAGEEITLTAEEYKVFEELKRHPILFHDLAKDPKKKIKELIKLQKARNILFADDEEENEENGFGELED; this is encoded by the coding sequence ATGGCTAGTTTAAAAGAAAGATTAAAAGAACTAAGAAAAATACATAAACTGACCCAATCTAATGTTGCAGAATTCTTAGGTATTTCAGAAAGTGCATATGGCTACTACGAACAGGGTAGAAACGAACCATCTTTAGCATCTTTAAAAATCCTTGCGGATAAATACAATGTAAATACATCTTATCTATTAGGTGAAACAGATTTTCCTTCTAAAGATATAGCTAAGGTTATCCTAGCAGGAGAAGAAATTACTTTAACTGCTGAAGAATATAAAGTATTTGAAGAATTAAAGAGACACCCTATCCTCTTTCACGATTTAGCGAAAGATCCTAAGAAGAAAATAAAAGAACTGATTAAACTTCAAAAAGCAAGAAATATATTATTTGCTGACGATGAAGAGGAAAATGAAGAAAACGGATTTGGAGAATTAGAAGATTAG